Within the Desulfatiglans sp. genome, the region AGCCTGAACCCCGTAAAGCTGCCTATTTCACTATCCTTTTCAGTAGAAAAACTACCCTCATCAGCCTCAAGTGTCAGTTTAGTACCTTTGTCGGGATCAGTCTTAGAAATTTTAAAATTTTCCGAGCTGATATCCGCCTTTGGGACAGTCACCTCCGGCATCTTATTCTCGGATTCTCCTTTATCGGTTTTTACCAGAAAAAATCCGATGATAGATAACAGGAGAACAACCCCGATTAATGGCAACGATTTTTTTGAGAGCCTCACCATAATGCAATAATTATACCAGATACATTTTTACTATGTAAAGCCTAATTTGGTTTTTTCATTGTTTCCGTAAAATTCCGGCCATTTCCCCTTTGCCTTGAGGATGATCTCGCACATCTCCCTTACAGCGCCAAACCCTCCCGGGGCCTTGGTTACATAGATGGCTGCATCACGGGTTTCCATGGTGGCATCTGCTACGGCAACCGGAAGCCCGGCACACCTTAACATGGGGATATCAGGGAGATCATCCCCCATGCAGCAGACCTGATCTATTTTAAGACCTTTTTCAGCTATTATCTTTTTACATACTGCTTCCTTCTCTTTTATACCCTGATAGACCATGGTAATCCCCAGGTCAGCGGCCCTCAATCTTACCGTCTCAGATTCCCTGCCGGTGATAATCGCAACATCAATACCCGCATGAAGTAAAAGCCTTATGCCATGCCCGTCCTTTACATTAAAATATTTTGTCTCCTGCCCCAGGTCATTCATTACTATGCGGCCATCTGTCATTACACCATCCACATCAAGTACAAGGAGCGCTATTTCTTTTGCCCTGTTTTCTATCATTATCTGTTTCTCCTTTGGGTCAGTTGACAAGGGAGTGGATATCCTTGAGCAGTATCAGAAGGGGTTTCACCTCTTCAAGAGGTAAAGAGTTGGGGCCGTCACACAGTGCCCTGTCAGGGTCAGGGTGCACCTCCATAAATACCCCGTTAGCGCCCGCAGCCACTGCTGCACGGGCGAGGGATGCTGCATATTTTCTCTCTCCGCCAGAACTGGTACCGTCACCACCCGGCAGCTGAACACTGTGGGTGGCGTCAAAGACAACAGGGAATCCGAAGCCTTTCATGATGGGGATACCCCTGAAGTCCACCACAAGATTATTGTACCCGAAGAATGTGCCCCTTTCCGTGAGCATGATATTTTTGTTCCCGCTTGATAGCACCTTTTTTACGGCCTGCTCAAAATCAAGGGGTGATACAAACTGCCCCTTCTTGATATTGACCGTCTTCCCTGATTTCCCTGCCTTTACAAGGAGGTCTGTCTGCCTGCTTAAAAAGGCAGGTATCTGAAGTACATCCAGCACTGAGGCGGCTTTTTCCACCTCATCAAGGCTGTGGATATCTGAAAGTACCGGAAGGCCAGTCTTTTCTTTAACCTTCATGATGATCTCAAGGCCTTTTTCTAACCCGGGTCCCCTGTATGAGGTAACCGATGTCCTGTTTGCCTTGTCATATGAGGTCTTGAATATAATCGGGATATCAAGTTTTTCGGATGTCTCTTTTAAAAAGGAGGCTACCCTCAATGTTATCTCTTCCGACTCTATGACGCAGGGCCCGGCAATGATAAAGAATGGCCCTTTTTCGTCTATCCTGATATTTCCCGCATATACTGTGTTACCCATACACTTCTCCATGGAATAATGAACAGCTCTTTCCCGGGGATGTGCCTCATAAATTGGCATGGTTAGCCGGGAAAGGTTTAATGCTTATAAAAAGGGTAGGTAAATGTCAAGCAAACAACATGCGCCTCATCTTCAAGAGTCTTTCAACATAAACTTTTGCTTGTCTTATCCATGTTTTGGAACTATCATTGCTCCCCGCTGCCTCAATGGGGCAGATTTTTTTATGTCATAACAATATGATCCCGGAGGTGTTAAAAGGTGGCCAGTAAAAAGACAACCAGGACAATAGAAGAGATAAATAAAAAGATCAGGTCAGGAAAGGCAGTAGTTGTCAGGGCCGACGAGATGACAGAGATCGTTAAACAGAAGGGCGCCAGCGCAGCCGCAGCAGAAATAGATGTTGTCACAACAGGGACCTTTTCACCAATGTGTTCTTCCGGTGCATTTATTAACTTCGGCCACACAAAACCGGCTATCAGGGCCTCAAAGGTATTGTTTAATAATGTCCCTGCTTATGGCGGTATTGCAGCAGTCGATGCATATATCGGTGCAACCGAGGTTGCAGAGGATGATCCATTAAACGGAGTATATCCCGGACAGTTCAAGTATGGCGGAGGCCATGTTATACATGACCTTATCGCAGGGAAAAAGATAACACTCAGGGCAACATCATATGGAACAGACTGTTACCCCAGAAAGGAATTTGAAAAGAAGATTACACTTTCCGACCTGCCTTACGCTACCATGCTGAACCCCCGGAATG harbors:
- a CDS encoding HAD-IIIA family hydrolase, which codes for MENRAKEIALLVLDVDGVMTDGRIVMNDLGQETKYFNVKDGHGIRLLLHAGIDVAIITGRESETVRLRAADLGITMVYQGIKEKEAVCKKIIAEKGLKIDQVCCMGDDLPDIPMLRCAGLPVAVADATMETRDAAIYVTKAPGGFGAVREMCEIILKAKGKWPEFYGNNEKTKLGFT
- the kdsA gene encoding 3-deoxy-8-phosphooctulonate synthase, which gives rise to MGNTVYAGNIRIDEKGPFFIIAGPCVIESEEITLRVASFLKETSEKLDIPIIFKTSYDKANRTSVTSYRGPGLEKGLEIIMKVKEKTGLPVLSDIHSLDEVEKAASVLDVLQIPAFLSRQTDLLVKAGKSGKTVNIKKGQFVSPLDFEQAVKKVLSSGNKNIMLTERGTFFGYNNLVVDFRGIPIMKGFGFPVVFDATHSVQLPGGDGTSSGGERKYAASLARAAVAAGANGVFMEVHPDPDRALCDGPNSLPLEEVKPLLILLKDIHSLVN